In Megalopta genalis isolate 19385.01 unplaced genomic scaffold, iyMegGena1_principal scaffold1785, whole genome shotgun sequence, a single window of DNA contains:
- the LOC143263791 gene encoding uncharacterized protein LOC143263791: MSWAIVGYDCSGNNLNITTVSLNEIGDCDTEQLTTMTEQTYIQLLQLSEFNYVDVIQCKVEIARTIHYCGMHSHISAVQNGINQYLETTTEEECNQMHQFGIFHAGRNTFLYGLKTNTTVTRPFTMAGKLNIDGTCHGADFSDPYGSWENVVVQATATITIRASSVPVRLEANKVILKSGTICGFQSGTCLDNEDGYTYWKPFPVSTCKFDQYDVLYEGLASKITETLNQQPTPSVFALTTKEITLAFTKTGEMPICGYTLFQTEHPKLFILETNKGNTFTTAKRTRVENFDIFTYINSKFVYIEKHIKTQMTTLYRNLLKQKCDLEKQVLTNALTLATLKPDEFAQTVTKLPGHMALVAGEVIHIIKCIPVNVQVRHAQECYNELPVTHNNRTMFLTPKTRILSNHGTQRDCSHVLPVMYEIDQSWHKLLPRPTETVPPQVLQPLKEPIWRYINPLNLATSGIYTQKDLNNLRDHIMFPAEKAAIINSMARTMTGKNIPSGTLSLMDMINEDTLNQIAENAATKFWNGFLRFGSVSAGLIGIFIIFRIFKTIVDTIIQGYQIHSTYGCGLHLCGAAWSSITHLLLHRASKHKYQVDADNDPEPTSVDCQTQTSRPDTAERRAAIRNLEQISLRNLLSKGEGVTSRD; encoded by the coding sequence ATGAGCTGGGCCATCGTCGGATATGATTGCAGCGGCAATAACCTGAATATCACCACGGTATCTCTCAATGAAATTGGCGATTGCGATACCGAGCAATTAACCACAATGACGGAGCAAACATATATTCAACTGCTACAACTGTCAGAGTTCAACTACGTAGACGTCATACAATGTAAAGTGGAAATAGCAAGAACCATACACTACTGCGGCATGCACTCACATATCTCGGCAGTGCAAAATGGCATCAACCAATACTTGGAAACAACAACCGAAGAAGAATGCAACCAAATGCACCAATTTGGAATATTTCACGCAGGAAGAAATACTTTCCTATATGGGTTAAAAACTAATACCACGGTAACTCGACCCTTCACAATGGCTGGTAAACTAAATATTGATGGAACCTGTCATGGAGCCGATTTCTCGGACCCATACGGGTCATGGGAGAATGTAGTAGTGCAAGCTACTGCCACAATAACTATACGAGCATCCTCCGTTCCAGTTCGTCTAGAGGCGAACAAAGTCATTTTAAAATCAGGAACAATCTGTGGTTTTCAAAGTGGCACATGCCTTGACAACGAAGACGGTTACACCTATTGGAAACCATTCCCAGTTTCAACCTGCAAATTTGACCAATACGATGTACTGTATGAAGGACTGGCCTCAAAAATTACAGAAACCTTAAATCAACAACCAACCCCATCTGTATTTGCACTCACAACCAAAGAAATCACGTTAGCATTTACCAAAACGGGCGAAATGCCGATTTGTGGATACACGCTGTTCCAAACCGAACATCCCAAACTCTTTATTCTTGAAACAAATAAGGGAAACACGTTCACAACGGCAAAGAGGACACGTGTAGAAAATTTCGACATTTTTACGTATATCAACTCTAAATTCGTGTACATTGAAAAACACATAAAAACACAGATGACCACCCTTTATCGGAATTTGCTAAAACAAAAATGCGATCTAGAGAAACAAGTTCTGACAAACGCATTAACCTTGGCTACGCTAAAACCAGATGAATTTGCCCAAACAGTAACCAAGTTGCCCGGACATATGGCACTGGTTGCTGGAGAAGTGATTCACATTATAAAATGTATTCCGGTGAACGTACAAGTAAGACACGCTCAAGAATGCTATAACGAGTTACCAGTTACTCACAATAACCGCACGATGTTCTTAACGCCCAAAACACGAATACTCTCTAACCATGGCACGCAGAGAGACTGCAGCCATGTGTTGCCTGTTATGTACGAAATTGATCAGTCTTGGCATAAATTGTTACCTAGGCCGACAGAGACGGTTCCTCCACAAGTCCTACAACCACTAAAAGAACCAATTTGGCGTTATATCAACCCACTAAACCTAGCCACTAGCGGCATATACACTCAAAAGGACTTGAATAACTTGAGGGATCATATCATGTTCCCGGCGGAAAAAGCAGCAATAATAAATTCAATGGCACGGACAATGACGGGAAAAAACATTCCGAGCGGAACCTTGTCTCTTATGGATATGATAAATGAGGACACATTAAATCAAATAGCCGAAAATGCAGCAACCAAATTTTGGAACGGATTCCTACGCTTCGGATCCGTTAGCGCTGGACTGATtggtatttttattatattcagaATATTTAAAACAATAGTGGATACGATAATACAAGGCTATCAGATACATTCCACGTATGGTTGCGGTCTTCATCTATGCGGAGCAGCATGGAGTTCAATCACACACCTCCTTCTTCACCGTGCCAGCAAACATAAATATCAAGTCGATGCGGACAATGATCCAGAACCCACCAGCGTAGATTGCCAGACACAAACAAGCAGACCCGATACCGCCGAACGCCGAGCAGCCATACGAAACCTGGAACAAATTTCTCTTAGAAATTTGCTATCTAAGGGGGAAGGTGTCACGTCCCGCGACTGA